The window GGTGGCCCGCCGCAGGTCACGGGCCTACCGTGGGGCAATTCCCTCCGCGCAGGCCAGGAAATGCCGCATCGTGCAACAGGATGGACGTCTCAATTCCGGTCGACGGGCCGGATCGACCGCGGCTCTAGTTCGGCTGCTGCTGGGGGTGACCAGGCGGGGTGTAGCCGGGCGGCGGGATATCCGGCTGGGCGGCCATCGGGTACGGCGCGAAGCCGGGTTGCCGCGGCGGGCGGCCGCTCTTGACGACCGCGATCGCGACCAGGAGCCAGGAAAGCACGACGAGGACGTCGAGCGGGATGCGCACCGCCAGGAAGATCAAGGTGATTTCGTCGAAGCTCAGCCGGCTGGACCTCATCCAGGACGGCGCGTCCAACGACACGTACTGCCACGCGATGCCCGCCGTAGTCGTGACGACCATGACGAGGAAGGCGCCCACCATCAGGCCGGAGACTCCCCGGGCGCGTCCCTTGACCGAAAAGATCAGGCCGAGCACGCCCACCAGGAGCAGCAGCACCCGCGGGACGGTCTCGATGCTCGCCAACGCAAGGGGTGACATGCTGCCCTCCAAGGCTTTCCGTCCGAGCTCGAGACGTCCGAGCGCCGATCCTATTCGGTGCCGCCGCCCCGCGCGGTGCTTTCGGCGAATGGCCAACGGTTCCAGCGCCTGATGCCGCGTCGGACGCTGGATCAGCAGCCTGACAGCTCGGGATCGGCGTCGAGCGCGTCGAGCACCGCGTTGCCGTTCGCCTTCGCCCACTCGGTCAGGCTGCGGATCGGATCGGTCAGCGTCTCCCCGAGCGGGGTGAGCTCGTACTCGACGCGGGGCGGCACCTCGTCATACGCGTGGCGGCGGACGAGTCCGTGCGCCTCGAGCCGCCGGAGCGTCTGGGTGAGCACCTTGCGCGAGATGCCGCCGATCAGCTCGACCAGCTCGCCGTGGCGCACCGGGCCCTTGCTGAGGCCGGCGAGCACGACCACCGTCCACTTGTCGGCGATCAGCTCCACCGTCAGCCGCGCCGGACAGTCGGCGAGAAAGGGGTCACCGGGACCGAAACCGCTCATGACACAAAGGTACCTGGGGGTTCCTGTCGGAAACCTAATCTGGGGTTCTCCCACCCAGAACCAGGAGAGTCATGCGAGTCATCAGCCAGCACAAGCTCGGCGGTCCCGAGGTGTTCACCATCGTGGACGCGCCCGCGCCCCGGCCCCTGCCGACCGAGGTCGCTGTCCGGGTCAAGGCGATCGGGCTGAACCCGCTCGAGGCGCGCCTGCGCGCCGGCGAGTTCCCGCTGCTCGGCCGGCCGCCGTTCGTCCTCGGCTGGGACATCAGCGGCGTGGTCGACCAGGCGCAGACCTGGCGGTTCCGGCCGGGCGACGAAGTGTTCGGAATGCCGCTGTTCCCCCGGCCGGCGAGCGCGTACGCCGAAGTCGTGTCGGCGCCGGCGTTGCACCTGGTGCGCAAGCCGGCGTCGCTCTCCCACGTCGAGGCGGCCGCGTTGCCGATCGTCGGGCTGACGGCGTGGCAGGGCCTCGTCGACCTCGGCCGTGTGACCGAGGGCGACCGAGTCCTGATCCACGGCGGTGGCGGCGGAGTCGGCCACGTCGCGATCCAGATCGCGAAGGCGTTCGGCGCACACGTGATCACCACCGCCGGCGGGAGCAAGCGGAAGTTCGTCGAGGGGTGCGGTGCCGACGAGGTGATCGACTACACGAGCGTCGACTTCGCCGAGGCGGTCCGCGACATCGACCTCGTGCTCGACACGCTCGGCGGCGACACCGTCGAGCGGTCGCTCGGAATCCTCCGCCCCGGCGGTCACCTGGTGACGGCGGTCGCCGAGGAGGACTCTGAGCTCGCCGCCGAGTTCGAGGCGGCCGGCATGCGCTTCAGCGGCATCGCGGTCGACCCCGATCCGGTCGCCCTGCGAGGCCTCGTCGAGCTGGTCGACCAGGGCAGGCTCCGGGTCCACGTGGAGAAGACGTTCCCGTTCGAGCGCGTCGCCGACGCGCACCGGCTGCTCGACGGCGGTCATCTCCGGGGCAAGCTCGTCCTCACCGTCTGATCCCGTCCGTCGGCGGCGACCGGAACGTCGGTCGCCGCCCGGATCGCCCGGGCGATTTCCTCAGCGGTCGCGTCCACGGTGTGGGTGAACGGCCGGCCCACGAACGCCACCACCCGGTACCGACCCTGCGCCACGAATACAGCCGGCGCGGCCGAAGCCGGCTGATCCGCACCTGCGCCGACCACGGCACCGGCAACACGACGCCGAGCGCCGGCAGCCGGCCCCTGATCGACGGTCTCACCAGCAACGCCCCCGAGGAGTCCACGTCCGCCCCTCCGTTCTGCACGACTTCGCGGACGGCCCGATTGACGAAGGACAAATGCACGGGTTTCGACTGCCGTCGAAACGGTTGCCGACGCCACCGCGCCGGCCGGAAACTGCGCGAGTAACGATCACCGTCCAGACAGGAGTCTTCTGTTGCGCAAGTTCTCCTTTTCCCGTGGCCGGATCGCCGCTCTGTCGCTCGCGCTCGCCTCGCTCAGCGCCGTGGCCCTGCCCGGGCCGGCGTCGGCCGCGCCCCGGAGCGACGAGGGAAGCTGCACCGTCGTCCTCAGCAAGGATCGCGACCCGCAGGGTGACTCGAAGGTTCTGGCCAAGGCGTGTTCGACGGTTTCCGCCGCAGACGCCCACGCGAAGGCCACGGCGGCGGCGACCCGAGCCCGCGGTGGCTTCGCCCCGGCAGACCTCATCCTGCTTCAGGAATACACGGACGCCGACTACAAGACGCTGAGCTACACCTTCGTGGCCGCCGATCCGTGCGACAGCTCGGGGTACACCCTCACGAACTACTACCAGGTCGGGCAGTACGTGTCGTCCATGCGAGGCTCCAACGGCTGCGCCCGGGCGGTATTCACCGACTACGCCGACTGGACCGACCACGTGATCCACGCTCTGCCGATCAACTACCTCGGCGAATACTGGAACGACAACGTCAACAAGGTGCACTTCTTCAACTGACGCCTTCGGTGGGGGAGGCGTCCTCCCCCACCGAACGTCGCTTCCTGCAGCCGGTGAAGACGACGCACGCCGCGGCTGGTCGAAGTCCGAAGGCTCCCGGCATCTTCGCCGT of the Amycolatopsis sp. NBC_01488 genome contains:
- a CDS encoding NADP-dependent oxidoreductase; this encodes MRVISQHKLGGPEVFTIVDAPAPRPLPTEVAVRVKAIGLNPLEARLRAGEFPLLGRPPFVLGWDISGVVDQAQTWRFRPGDEVFGMPLFPRPASAYAEVVSAPALHLVRKPASLSHVEAAALPIVGLTAWQGLVDLGRVTEGDRVLIHGGGGGVGHVAIQIAKAFGAHVITTAGGSKRKFVEGCGADEVIDYTSVDFAEAVRDIDLVLDTLGGDTVERSLGILRPGGHLVTAVAEEDSELAAEFEAAGMRFSGIAVDPDPVALRGLVELVDQGRLRVHVEKTFPFERVADAHRLLDGGHLRGKLVLTV
- a CDS encoding winged helix-turn-helix transcriptional regulator, with translation MSGFGPGDPFLADCPARLTVELIADKWTVVVLAGLSKGPVRHGELVELIGGISRKVLTQTLRRLEAHGLVRRHAYDEVPPRVEYELTPLGETLTDPIRSLTEWAKANGNAVLDALDADPELSGC